One genomic window of Desulfovibrio desulfuricans includes the following:
- a CDS encoding branched-chain amino acid ABC transporter substrate-binding protein produces the protein MKKGMTWLAAMAFCVAIAAPAMAADPIKIGVAGAHSGDLASYGVPSLNAAKVVIAEVNANGGVLGRQIELIAQDDQCKPELATNAATKLISEKVNVVMGHICSGATKATLPLYTEAKIVSMSPSATTPSLTESGTNPYFFRTIANDKAQAKLTSDFILNGLKAKKVAYLHDNGDYGKGFVDNNRETLEKAGVETVLYEAVTPDAVDFSAVVRKLRRAQPDILVFGGYQPTASKLLQQMRRDRVTTAMIGPDGLKDDAFIKMAGKDAEGVYASYPKDTSNLPAYKHAHEGHVKMFGSDPGSFYYNGYAATQALVNAIAKAGSTDAAKIVEALRTTPVETPLGKLTFSKTGDAAGMGLSIYQIKDGKFVELNHSITLD, from the coding sequence ATGAAAAAAGGTATGACTTGGCTTGCTGCAATGGCATTCTGCGTGGCAATTGCCGCGCCCGCAATGGCTGCGGATCCCATTAAAATCGGCGTTGCCGGCGCGCACTCCGGCGACCTGGCCTCCTACGGCGTTCCCAGCCTGAACGCCGCCAAGGTTGTGATTGCCGAAGTGAACGCCAACGGCGGCGTGCTTGGCCGTCAGATTGAACTGATCGCCCAGGATGACCAGTGCAAGCCCGAGCTGGCCACCAACGCGGCCACCAAGCTTATTTCCGAAAAGGTGAACGTGGTCATGGGCCACATCTGCTCCGGCGCTACCAAGGCTACCCTGCCGCTGTACACCGAGGCCAAGATCGTCTCCATGTCGCCTTCTGCCACGACCCCCAGCCTTACTGAAAGCGGCACCAACCCCTATTTCTTCCGCACCATCGCCAACGACAAGGCCCAGGCCAAGTTGACCAGCGACTTCATCCTGAACGGCCTCAAGGCCAAGAAGGTCGCCTACCTGCACGACAATGGCGACTACGGCAAGGGCTTTGTGGACAACAACCGCGAAACCCTTGAAAAGGCTGGCGTGGAAACCGTTCTGTACGAAGCCGTTACCCCTGACGCTGTGGACTTCTCCGCCGTTGTGCGCAAGCTGCGCCGCGCCCAGCCCGACATCCTCGTGTTCGGCGGCTACCAGCCCACTGCTTCCAAGCTGCTGCAGCAGATGCGCCGCGACCGCGTGACCACCGCCATGATCGGCCCCGACGGCCTCAAGGACGACGCCTTCATCAAGATGGCTGGCAAGGACGCCGAAGGCGTGTATGCCTCCTATCCCAAGGACACCAGTAACCTGCCCGCTTACAAGCATGCCCACGAAGGCCATGTGAAGATGTTCGGCAGCGATCCCGGTTCCTTCTACTACAACGGCTACGCCGCCACCCAGGCTCTGGTGAACGCCATTGCCAAGGCTGGCTCCACCGATGCCGCCAAGATTGTGGAAGCACTGCGCACCACCCCGGTGGAAACCCCGCTGGGCAAGCTGACCTTCAGCAAGACCGGCGATGCCGCCGGTATGGGCCTTTCCATCTACCAGATCAAAGATGGCAAGTTTGTAGAGCTTAATCACAGCATTACCCTGGACTAA
- a CDS encoding ABC transporter permease subunit, protein MDIQFFIELFFGGLTRGSIYALIALGYTLVYGIIGLINFAHGEVYMLGSFTALLIAGALGVYGFPAGGILIVAALAAIVWCSAYGYTLEKVAYKPLRGAPRLSPLISAIGMSIFLQNYVLLAQTSDFVPFPNLLPEMDFLEHIDYVMGASDFLILMVSTFAMVSLSLFIHYTRMGKAMRATAQNRKMALLLGINADRIISLTFIIGSALAALGGVLIASHMGQVNFGIGFLAGLKAFTAAVLGGIGSIPGAMVGGLVLGLAESFTTGYFSGNYEDMLAFGILILILIFRPDGILGKATVQKV, encoded by the coding sequence ATGGACATTCAATTTTTTATAGAGCTCTTTTTCGGCGGTTTAACCCGGGGCAGCATTTATGCGCTGATCGCCCTCGGCTATACGCTGGTTTACGGCATTATCGGGCTCATCAATTTTGCCCATGGCGAAGTGTATATGCTGGGCTCATTCACGGCCCTGCTAATAGCTGGCGCGCTTGGCGTCTATGGCTTCCCTGCTGGCGGCATTCTTATTGTGGCGGCTCTTGCGGCCATAGTCTGGTGTTCCGCCTACGGCTATACGCTGGAAAAGGTCGCCTACAAGCCCCTGCGGGGCGCACCGCGCCTGTCGCCGCTTATCTCTGCCATCGGTATGTCCATCTTTTTGCAAAACTATGTGCTGCTTGCGCAGACATCCGACTTTGTGCCTTTTCCCAACCTGCTGCCGGAAATGGATTTTCTTGAGCACATCGACTACGTCATGGGTGCCAGCGACTTTCTCATCCTGATGGTCAGCACCTTTGCCATGGTTTCGCTCTCGCTTTTCATCCACTACACCCGCATGGGCAAAGCCATGCGCGCCACGGCCCAAAACCGCAAGATGGCCCTTTTGCTCGGCATCAATGCCGACCGCATCATCTCCCTCACGTTCATCATCGGTTCCGCCCTGGCGGCCCTTGGCGGCGTGCTTATCGCCTCGCACATGGGGCAGGTCAACTTTGGCATCGGTTTTCTGGCTGGGCTTAAGGCCTTTACCGCCGCAGTGCTCGGCGGCATCGGCTCCATCCCCGGCGCAATGGTGGGCGGGCTTGTGCTTGGCCTGGCCGAAAGCTTCACCACGGGCTATTTTTCCGGCAACTACGAAGACATGCTGGCCTTCGGCATTCTTATCCTCATTCTCATTTTCAGGCCCGACGGAATCTTGGGCAAAGCCACAGTGCAGAAGGTGTAG